In the genome of Coxiella burnetii, the window GTGCATTTCCCAGTAAGTTGAATTTTGATTTCCCTTATTGGCAATTGCCACCTGAGAAAATAATTAAGCAAGAAGATTATAAAGTAAACTTGTAGGTTTTTCTGATGGGTTCAATTCATGATTTTAAAGCGGATTCGGTTGACTGGCGTCAATCGCTGCAGCGTAATCGATGGCGTACCCGGTATGTGATTGCAACTTTCCTCGCAATTTATTTAGCCATCGGATTACTGATTGATCTTTACATTAATGCGGGACGTTATCCAAACGCTTCTTTATCGCAATTGTTGACGGCGCTGCTGACTTTTAAAATTTTTCCAACCGCAACGGTAATCACTGGTTTAATTGCATTAATTTCGTTGTACCTGACATTTACTTTTAACCACAAGCTAATGCTATTAGGCGCGAATTACCGTGAGATTACTCCTGAGAGTGCAAAAACGCTGGAAGAAAAGGCTCTTTACAATATTGTAGAAGAATTAAGAATCGCAGCGGCACTTAAGTTTATGCCCAAAGTTTATCTTATTCAGGCAGATTACATGAATGCCTTTGCGAGCGGTTATAGTGAAAAATCAGCGATGGTGGCTGTTACGAACGGCCTTTTGTACAAATTAGATCGCAGCGAATTAGGAGCGGTGATGGCGCATGAGCTTAGTCATATTCGCCATATGGATATTAAATTGACGTTAACGGCTTCAGTTTTGGCTAATATTTTATTGATTGCCGTTGATATCCTCTTTTTTAGTGCTATGTATGGTGGACGCTCTCAAGAAAGTGGCGGGGGACGAAACCGGTTGTTTATTTTTATTTTACTATTGCGCTATTGGATGCCACTTTTAACGGTTATTTTAATGCTGTATCTCAGCCGCACACGGGAATACATGGCGGATGCAGGGTCTGTCGAATTGATGCGCGATAATGAGCCGCTGGCTCGCGCATTATTAAAAATTCAAGGCGACCACGCTCAAAACCGAGAAGGGTATGCTCGGGAATACGCACAAACTCCCCACGAAAGCCTCCGCCAAGCCGCTTATATTTTTGATCCCGTAGCAGTGGGTATCCAGCCTATGCATTCGTTGAGCGATTTCTTTTCTACCCATCCATCATTAGTAAAACGTTTGGCGGCGATAGGCTATAAACTTAAAGAACAGTAAAGCGATAGGGTCAAGTCTTTGACATATCATTCCCCACCACTCACAGCCCTAATAAAACAAGATACCCTTCAATTGCTTTCCCTTTTTGATTTCGTAAAACGATATTATCAAAACGTAGAAGTTTAAAGTTATTTCTTTTGATTAGAGCGATTATGTATTTTTTGGAATGAGCATAACGAATCGTTTGTAATAATTCATAAGGAAATTGATGTGTTTTCTCGACTGTGAGCGCGAAAAGCCCCTTTGCGGCTAATGCTTTTTTTACTTTTTCAAAGATATCGTCCAGCTCGCCAATGTAGGTGAAAACGTCGCCTGCTAAAATAAGGTTAAATCCCTGGTGGTTATTTAACGCCTCTTGCAACGTTTGATTTTCAAGTTTATCGTAAATATTTTTATTTCCAGCAGTAATGAGCATCTTTTCTGAAACATCAATACCGATTAATTCTTTAGCCATTGGTTTAAAAAGTTCACCGCAAAGTCCTGTTCCGCAGCCTAAATCTAAAATTCGCCATTCGGCCTTGCCGCCATTCCATTCAGTTTCAACGGCTTGATAAAGCTTTTGAGGAACTTGGTATTGCAAATGCAAGGTTAAATGCTGGTCGTAATAAGTGGCGTATTCGTCAAATAAATGACGAACGTACGAATCGGGCGCGCGCGGTGGGGCTTCTTTTTTTTGGAGTGCTGTTAAAATATGTTCGATTTCAGAGTCGTTTGGCTTTAGGACCAAGGTGGATTCGTAGTGTTCGATGGCCTGCTTTATTTGATTTATTTTTAAATAAACCGCCGCGATATTTAAGTGAGCTTCACGATAATTAGGGTCTAAGGTTAGCGCTTGTTTGAAATAATCAATGGCTTCCCGATGCCGTTCTTGATACATGTGTAAAACACCGACGTTATAATAGCATTCTATTTGCGGTTTTTTTTCCAATTGCCGTAAATAATGAAGGAGCGCTTCTTTATGGTCGCCCCGCTGAAGATAAGCAGTGGCTAAGCTGTAATGGCAATCGGGGTGTTCCGGATTTAACAAAAGCGCGTTGGTAAAATAGTCAATGGCTTTTTGGAATTGATTATCTTTAAGATGAGCTAATCCACAATCGTATTGAGCATCCGCGTTTTCTGGTTCTAGCGCTAAGCGTTTTTCGTAGTAAGTAATCGCCTTTGAGAAATCGCCGAGATACATATAAACATGAGCGAGTTGACTAAAAGCAGCGGAATGGTGCGAGGACATCGCAACAGTTCTTTTTAATTCGTCAATAGCTTGATGGTAGTTTTCAAGCTCGATTAAAAGTCGCGCATAATTGAAATGCGCGTTTGCAAAATGGGGTTTCAAAGCAATAGCTTTTTGATAGGCTTTTTTAGCATTATCAAATTTTTTTTGTCGAAAAAAACAATTGGCAATATTATTGTAGGCCGTGGCATGGTCCGGTTGTAATTGAATAGCCTGATCGTAGGCGATGGTAGCTTCCACTAATTTTCCATGTTGGGACAATATATTTCCTCGGCTATTTTGAAAGGTGGCGTTTTGGGGTTCTAGGAGAAGGGCACGATCGATATAGTGAAGGGCTTCGTCATTACGACCTAACTGAGATAAGGCAATTCCCGCACCGTGTAAAGCGGCAGTTTGTTTGGGATCATCCTCAAGTACCTTATGGTAATTCTCAAGAGCGTTTTTGAGGCTTCCTTGTTGGTGTTGTTGAATTGCGCGTTCAAGGAGTTTGTTGGTCATATCGTTTTTGAAGGGCTTGACTCAATTGATAAACGGTCATTGCATAAATTATACGCGGATTATACCGCATAATCACATCAAAATTAGCAAAGACGAGCCATTTTTCATCGCCATTTTCCATTTTCAGTTGGACAATGGCCGCTTTTTTAGTATCAGGTATTGGAGCTGATGGGATAATTCCCTTATTTTTCAATTGCTTAATGGAAATTTTGGGAATAGCCCTTTTGGAAATTAACTGCGGGTCAAGGGGTTTTTTGCTGGTAAAAGCACAGGCAATAGATTGATTTTTATGCCAGCCATGGGCATGGAGAAAGTTTGCAATACTAACAATGGCGTCTTCGTCGTTATTCATGAGGTCAATGTGACCCTGCTTGGCATAGGTAACTGCGTAATGCCGGTAAGTACTAGGCATAAATTGAGGAATTCCAATAGCGCCAGCGTAAGAGCTTCTGACTAGGGGAAGGGGTAAGCGCTGTTCTTCAATCAGTAAAAAAAATTGAGCGAGCTCTCGGGTGAAAAACTTCGTCCGATGATTATAATGAAAAGCCAACGTCGTTAACGCGTTGAGGGCGGAATATTTTCCGATGCGTTCCCCATAATTGGTTTCAATTCCAATGATAGCGACGATAACAGCGGGTGGGACGCCATACCGGCGTTCGGCATATTCCAACGCTTTTGCATGGACTTTCCAATAGTTGATACCGTCTTGGATCCGTTTTTCGGTTATAAAATAGTGACGATAAACGTCCCACGGTTTTTCTTCGTAAGGATGGGTGATATGGAAAATCACTTCTTCATCGTATTTCGCTTGAGAAAGTGCAGCGACCAGTTTTTCACGTTTGAAGTGATAATGCTTTGCCATGTAATTAATGAAAGTTTTTTCTTTTTGTGCGACCGTGCTTTGCTTTTTCATTTCGGCGCCTAATATTGGTGTGGCGAACAACAATAACAGCGCACAAAATCCCCTTTGAAGCCAATTTAACATAAATATCCTTTATTAAATTTATTTCCACGGCTTGCCGTGTTCCTTCACACAGTCATTCCCCCGCAGGTGGGATGATGGGTCAACTGGTCCATAATTTTCGATGTGTGTGGATGGACATAATCATACCAAATCCAGCCATCGTTGTAATGATTGAACTACCGCCATAACTAATTAATGGAAGCGGAACGCCAACGACTGGCAAAATTCCAACGACCATTCCAATATTAATAAACGTACATAAAATAAAAGTTAAACTTAAGCTTCCGCTTAATAAGCGCGTAAAGGTATCTTGCGCTTGACTGCTAATGTAAAATCCGCGGCCGAAAACGGCTAAAAATAGAATGAGTAAAGCAAGGCAGCCAATTAATCCCAATTCCTCGCCCGTCACAGCGAAAATAAAGTCGGTCGCATGGGCCGGTAGGAATTGCAGATGAGACTGTGTTCCATGCAGCCAGCCTTTACCAAATAGGCCACCGGAACCGATGGCAATTTTTGATTGAATAATATGGTAGCCACTTCCCAGTGGGTCGCGCTCGGGATTGAGAAAGGTTAGAACACGTTCTTTTTGATAGCCGTGCACGAAGTGCCAAAGAATGGGGGTACTTAGCGCACCCAAGGATAAAAAAACGAGAATTAATTTCCAAT includes:
- the mltB gene encoding lytic murein transglycosylase B, which translates into the protein MLNWLQRGFCALLLLFATPILGAEMKKQSTVAQKEKTFINYMAKHYHFKREKLVAALSQAKYDEEVIFHITHPYEEKPWDVYRHYFITEKRIQDGINYWKVHAKALEYAERRYGVPPAVIVAIIGIETNYGERIGKYSALNALTTLAFHYNHRTKFFTRELAQFFLLIEEQRLPLPLVRSSYAGAIGIPQFMPSTYRHYAVTYAKQGHIDLMNNDEDAIVSIANFLHAHGWHKNQSIACAFTSKKPLDPQLISKRAIPKISIKQLKNKGIIPSAPIPDTKKAAIVQLKMENGDEKWLVFANFDVIMRYNPRIIYAMTVYQLSQALQKRYDQQTP
- a CDS encoding tetratricopeptide repeat protein, yielding MTNKLLERAIQQHQQGSLKNALENYHKVLEDDPKQTAALHGAGIALSQLGRNDEALHYIDRALLLEPQNATFQNSRGNILSQHGKLVEATIAYDQAIQLQPDHATAYNNIANCFFRQKKFDNAKKAYQKAIALKPHFANAHFNYARLLIELENYHQAIDELKRTVAMSSHHSAAFSQLAHVYMYLGDFSKAITYYEKRLALEPENADAQYDCGLAHLKDNQFQKAIDYFTNALLLNPEHPDCHYSLATAYLQRGDHKEALLHYLRQLEKKPQIECYYNVGVLHMYQERHREAIDYFKQALTLDPNYREAHLNIAAVYLKINQIKQAIEHYESTLVLKPNDSEIEHILTALQKKEAPPRAPDSYVRHLFDEYATYYDQHLTLHLQYQVPQKLYQAVETEWNGGKAEWRILDLGCGTGLCGELFKPMAKELIGIDVSEKMLITAGNKNIYDKLENQTLQEALNNHQGFNLILAGDVFTYIGELDDIFEKVKKALAAKGLFALTVEKTHQFPYELLQTIRYAHSKKYIIALIKRNNFKLLRFDNIVLRNQKGKAIEGYLVLLGL
- the htpX gene encoding zinc metalloprotease HtpX, which translates into the protein MGSIHDFKADSVDWRQSLQRNRWRTRYVIATFLAIYLAIGLLIDLYINAGRYPNASLSQLLTALLTFKIFPTATVITGLIALISLYLTFTFNHKLMLLGANYREITPESAKTLEEKALYNIVEELRIAAALKFMPKVYLIQADYMNAFASGYSEKSAMVAVTNGLLYKLDRSELGAVMAHELSHIRHMDIKLTLTASVLANILLIAVDILFFSAMYGGRSQESGGGRNRLFIFILLLRYWMPLLTVILMLYLSRTREYMADAGSVELMRDNEPLARALLKIQGDHAQNREGYAREYAQTPHESLRQAAYIFDPVAVGIQPMHSLSDFFSTHPSLVKRLAAIGYKLKEQ